Proteins from one Cryptomeria japonica chromosome 4, Sugi_1.0, whole genome shotgun sequence genomic window:
- the LOC131035004 gene encoding basic helix-loop-helix protein 80 translates to MAREADSESSWLHFVASHEMQALLNDNLFATSALMDDSSFAALLSLPSQQTMNVGGAGIFDPAEDGNVNFRGDWQQMHSSGGLIEGNLAGVEPGRCDLAVLPSDPGLVERAAKYSCFAQENCRRAEESGPSTTDTVTSCSSKEKALDSTLSGKDSKCYHPKKRKSVQKAVNSEPKKGKSSRGVGPAKDAVEESKCQAEQSDKYEEKKTVKASPPPPEMSNYIHVRARRGQATDSHSLAERLRREKISERMKLLQDLVPGCSKITGKASMLDEIINHVQCLQRQVEFLSMKLATVNPRFDFEVDRFSPKDIMTFCPRNPPSGGISTELTTSPYLPFPQLKPSMPQHSLPWNSNTLRQNVLNSEFHPAIMQLPFDSQVNSGNFLVKREM, encoded by the exons ATGGCTAGGGAAGCGGATTCTGAATCTAGCTGGCTGCATTTTGTTGCCAGTCATGAAATGCAGGCTTTGTTGAACGATAATTTGTTTGCGACCAGTGCTTTGATGGATGATAGCTCGTTCGCTGCTTTGCTCTCCCTTCCGTCGCAGCAGACGATGAATGTTGGAGGTGCGGGGATTTTTGATCCTGCAGAGGACGGGAATGTGAATTTTAGGGGCGATTGGCAGCAGATGCATTCGAGCGGTGGCTTGATTGAGGGGAATTTGGCCGGGGTCGAACCTGGGAGGTGTGATTTAGCGGTTCTTCCCTCGGACCCTGGGCTTGTTGAGAGAGCAGCGAAATATTCTTGCTTTGCGCAGGAAAATTGTCGGAGAGCCGAAGAATCTGGGCCGAGTACAACCGATACGGTTACCAGCTGCAGCAGCAAGGAAAAGGCTCTCGATTCTACCCTGTCCGGTAAAGATTCCAAGTGTTATCATCCGAAGAAACGGAAAAGCGTGCAGAAG GCGGTTAATTCCGAGCCGAAGAAAGGAAAGAGCAGCAGAGGTGTAGGCCCTGCGAAAGATGCCGTTGAAGAATCTAAGTGCCAGGCGGAGCAGAGTGATAAGTATGAGGAGAAAAAAACTGTTAAGGCTTCGCCGCCGCCGCCTGAGATGTCTAATTACATCCACGTTAGGGCACGGCGAGGCCAAGCCACTGATAGCCACAGCTTAGCTGAACGA CTGCGAAGAGAAAAAATAAGTGAACGGATGAAGCTTTTGCAGGATCTGGTTCCCGGATGTAGTAAG ATCACGGGCAAGGCATCAATGCTGGACGAGATAATCAATCACGTTCAGTGTCTGCAGCGTCAAGTTGAG TTTCTTTCCATGAAGCTCGCAACGGTCAACCCGCGCTTCGACTTCGAAGTCGACCGTTTCTCCCCCAAAGAC ATAATGACGTTTTGTCCGCGAAACCCTCCGAGCGGTGGAATTTCTACGGAGTTAACGACCTCACCTTACCTTCCATTTCCACAGCTGAAGCCGAGTATGCCTCAACACTCCTTGCCCTGGAACAGTAACACACTCCGACAAAATGTATTGAATTCAGAGTTTCACCCGGCCATTATGCAGCTTCCATTCGATTCTCAAGTGAATTCTG GTAATTTTCTAGTCAAGCGGGAAATGTAA